The DNA region CATAACCGGTAGATAACGCCTTTACGCCCAGGATGCGCTCCAGCCGCACCACGATGCCGGGATTCTTTGCAATACCGCCGCTGATGGCGAAATCTTTTTCCAAACCGATGCGTTGGATTAAGAGAGCAACGCGGCTGGCCATCGCAGCGCAGTAAGCGGCCAGCACAAGGCTCTTGGGCCAACCCTGGCGCAGGAGGGCCAGGGCCTCAGACCTGGCGAAAACCACGCAGGTGCTGCTTACTGGCGGCGGCTCTTCCTCAACCTGGAGTGATAGTAGCCCAATCTCCTCGATGGGCACGGCCAATAAGTCAGCGATGACTTCCAGACCACGACCGGTCCCCGCCGCACATTTGTCGTTCATCAGGAAATTCAGCACCCGGCCGCGCTCGTCGCAGCGAATGACCTTGCAGTCCTGGCCACCCATATCCAGCACCGTGCGGACAGTGGGGCCGTAGGCGAAATTGGCACCGCGGGCATGACATGCGATCTCGGTGATGGTGCGGTGGGCGAAGGGCACGTTCACCCGCCCGTAGCCCGTGCCGACGATGGAGAGGATGTGATTCAAAGCCATGCCCGTGCCGTCCAAGGCGCGATCCATCACCAGGCGGGCACTGTCGGGGCTGTTGTAGCCGGTGCGTATAGAGGCGTAGGCGTAGAGTTGGCCATCGGCCAGGATGACCGCCTGGCTGCTCACCGAGCCTATATCCACACCAGCCGTGATGACTTCTGCTTCCCGCCAATCCAAATCGGGTGAGAGCCAATGATATTCGCGCCAGCGCCAGTACTCTTCACTCACAATGGAAATTCTCCGTGCATCACGAGTTATAGGTGGCGATGAGCGCCGCACCCAGCGCGCCCGCATATTCCGGCCATCTGGGCACCAGCACCGTGGTGTGCAGGGCGCGCTCTAATGCCTCTACGAAACCGGCATTGCGCGCCACCCCGCCGATGAGGACCACGGGTTCCTCAACGCCCACGCGCCGTACAAGCGTAACGATACGCCCGGCGATGGCCTCGTGCACTGCCCGGGCGATGTCCTCCCGCGGCGTCTGGGCATGGATCAGTGAGACTACCTCGGATTCGGCGAAGATCGTGCATTGGGCGTTGATGGACACAGCCCGGGTCGAAGCCAAGGAAAGTGACCCCATCTCGCTGACCTCTACTCCCAGCGCTCGGGCCATCGTTTCGATGAACG from Chloroflexota bacterium includes:
- the bzdQ gene encoding benzoyl-CoA reductase, bzd-type, subunit Q, which produces MRARWVRRSSPPITRDARRISIVSEEYWRWREYHWLSPDLDWREAEVITAGVDIGSVSSQAVILADGQLYAYASIRTGYNSPDSARLVMDRALDGTGMALNHILSIVGTGYGRVNVPFAHRTITEIACHARGANFAYGPTVRTVLDMGGQDCKVIRCDERGRVLNFLMNDKCAAGTGRGLEVIADLLAVPIEEIGLLSLQVEEEPPPVSSTCVVFARSEALALLRQGWPKSLVLAAYCAAMASRVALLIQRIGLEKDFAISGGIAKNPGIVVRLERILGVKALSTGYDPQIIGALGAALLAREQALKARATG